ACTTTAGAGTTACGGTTGACAAACTATTGGGGTTGGTTGGATGTCTGGAATTAACATTTAAACACCGGTGTTCACGTTTCATTTGCAGCTGCCGAGCTAAAATCATTGACTCTGTCTCTCGTTCCTTTTCAGTTCGCTGGAGGAAGAGGGGATCAGTGTCCCGCAGCCCCCTCAGGGCCATCAGCAGAAGAGGATCTGCGTCTGACAGCTGGAGCTGAACCCCCGCCTTTAACCCTTTTCAAACGCAGGACCACATTGACCTGACGACAACCTCAAGGATGACGGCACTGACGGGAGGGAGACAGTGATTACAAGACAGAGGGAAGGACAAAGGGGGATGAATCCGGGAAGTCGGAACATCCATATTTGGATGCGTGAGGACTCTGCTTGTGAGAGGATTTTACCATAACCAGTGAGCGTATGgactgtgaggttttttttggtGCAGGAAAGTTGTCTGACTTTTGCAAGAGTGGCGTCCGGTGTGGCACAAAATGCTGCTGACGGCTGCTTTTGGTCACCTGTCAACAGCTATGTGACGGCTTGTGACTGGCTGCAAGTCATTTGAGCACCGGACTGCTTCATGTCGGTGGCTCTTTCTTGGTTGACTTGTTTTTTAAGTAATCTACTTGATACTTGGACcatttaagagtttggtctgttGGAAATAGACGGTTATACCAATAACGATATCAGCCAAAATGACGACCAGAAACTggatggtttttgttttttttattatttatttaacttacATTTGACAGGTCATGATTTGATATTGTTTTAACCCTGTGGCACTGGCATATatgcttgttttctttatttttgaagTGGATGGACAAAAACCACATTTTTAATATATGTTGTGAGATAACTGAGGCAAAGTGCAGGCATATCATACAAAGTAATATTGATCTATCGTCTGTAACGGACATTAATTAAGTTATTTGGAAATTTACAAAGTACCCAGAAACTGTAAAATCTGACACCAGAAGACATCAGTTTAAGTCCTGGTCAGGGaatctttttaaaacatattttttataaCTTAAGAGGTCAGTAGCTTCCATGAATTGTATAACAGGCCCAGCACCTGCATTATAAATAAGTATGGCATAGATCCTAGCAGAACCTACAGGGTCAACAAAACCCTCCCCTCATACACCACATTAGCATCCAGCAAAAAAACAGTTCACAACTGTCTGCTGCTATGAATTATTTGCATTcatgtggggggaaaaaaaaaaaacaccctcggCCATGACTTGCAGGGTTTGTTTGTGTCCGAACATTGGGAACGCTGTGTTCCCATGTGGAGCCTCGGTGGGGAATGTGCGGACATGCACCTGCATTCCAatcagagggaggggagggcggAGGAAATGTGAGATGGAGAATCTTCTTAAAGGCCTCAAATTCCTCTGTGTCCAGCCATGACTCTGCATATCGAGCAGCCTCGTCAGTAGACGCCACAGTGTGCGTTTAGCTCTGAGCCCTCGACCTGTTTCACATCGCCAAAGCCATAAAAGGTGCCCGACTGCTTCAGTCAAAGTGACGTTTAGGGGCATTGATATGTGCAGTATTGCATAACGAGCCCTCATGATGGCGATCTCTGCCTTAAGGTTTACAAATGAGAGACTTGAGGATTAGTGGTACACCCTGAGGCTACCATTCAtctgtcattttgtgttttctgaccaAAACTAAGCTAGaaatgttgccttttttttttttttaaaatggagtTTTTTTGTGACTGTGCCACTAggtttttatcagttttaacattttgtacTCGTGATGTATCTTTTCAAGTACAAACGGCGCAGCCCTAATCTCAGGAAAGGGGTTAAAGTGCCTGCTTCAAGGCGTATTTTATCAGTGTACtgtttaatttcattgtacatatttaaatatgtattttaaggaatattaaaactttttatacgctatttgtttgtgtctgcatgtgttgttTGCACACGGCTGTAACTTTTCAAGAAGACAAATATTTAACCAGCTTTAACTTCTGCAGCTTTGACTCTGATTAATGATTCTGCTTCCAGGGTTCAACGCTCAACTTTGTTAATGTTATATTTGGCCTGACGAAAACAGAATTCCTaccagtaagtgtgtgtgtgtgtgtgtgtgtgtttggggggtgGCAGGGCAAGACGTTCAGAGAGGTCCAGGGATGTTTTAATCTCAGTCATGTGACTCTTTTCCCAGGGTTATTTCTccagtattttcacattttcaaaaccTCTCCTGCACGTGACCACCATGCACACACCGACTTGACATTACtacctttaaaacaaaaaggtttaGACACCACCTAAGTGATGCAAGAGCTTTTTCTGAGCTCCTTTTCAGACAAATTCTCATAAAACCAATAAATGTGTAACACAAATGACCTCGACACAGGCCTCCTGGTTAGATGTTACACTTTCAAACCTATTTGCTGTCTCTTCTTTCCCAGTATAAAGAGAGGGTatctcctcactcctctccgGAGGTGTCTTGCGCCGTGGGACTGCCGGCCAGCCCAGAGCTCTCTCTGCGCTGCTGTAACTCCAGCAGGGACTGGACATGAAGACGCCTCAGAggcttcacctcctccaccactggaAGGAGAAGAAATATGAGGtcgtcaaaaaaaaaattcaccgATGGCTTTAAAATCCCACAGTGTGGAGTGGGAGATCCTTTTTGTAGTGCAGCTAAACAGCACCACCTGCTGGctgtaatgaaaataacattaaaatcaaatgacTGATTGTCAGCGGGATCAAATCGTGACGAACAGCCGTCTGATTAAACTCCCCTGACTTCCTACCTTTGTCGTAGTGCAGCTCGTCCCGGTTCCCATAGACCACATACGTCTCCAGGAAGTTGAGCAGAGCGCCTGTGACGAGGAAGCGGTCAGGGAGGGGAAGACCTTTGATGTAACGCATGTCCAGGGCGAAGGGGTTGGAGGGAGAGGGAACGGTGCACAGGCACACCAGCTCGCTGACAATGTCCCACACACGaatacctaaaaaaaaacaacaataaccaaacagaaaggaagagaaaatttaaaaaactcaTTTGAATAAGTCTAGAAGTGTACAGTAATGTTTATGGCCAAAGCACCCAGAGCTTTTTCCACAAACCTAATCCACACCACACGGTAGACATCTGACATCTGCGTCTGATTTAGCTCATGGAAAATGGTGTAATTATTAAATCTGTGCAGTGAAACAATAACTTTCTCCTGTTTGGATTCCTCACATTGTTTCCATACCTCGGGTCTGCCAGTCTGCGATGGACTTGAGTTTCATCGGCGTGTCTTTGACCATCGAATCAGTGCCTCCGATGTTGACCAGACGCTCGTGATTGGAGCGGATCCAGGCGTAGGGGCGTCCGTACTTGACGTAGCCGGCCAGTAAAAACAGAGTGCAGTTCACCTCCTGTTGAGGGACAAAGCCGAGGCTGTGAGGCTGAGCGGGTAGAGGTGGAGCAGAACTGGCTTTAGTGTGGCTGCCAGacacttgtttttttggaaaagttGAGAGTGGCTGACGCACTTACAGGCACCGCTATCTCTCTTTCACTGGGGGAGGCTGGGAGAAGGTGCTCCTTACTGCCGGGACACAGGAGCAAAGTCAACCAGTGGTCACACATGAGAGCCAACTGTCGCAATCATCACGAGCTTCCCCTGAAActaaacacaaatgcatgttGCTATTTGCAGGCGCACAAAGCGGGATGAGTCACCTGGCCGTCTGCGGCTGCGTCTTGGCGTGCGCGGGCGGCTGGGGGTCTCGTGGGCCCGGAGGCTCCCCAGGCAGGGGAGAGCTGCCCCGGCTGTCCAGGCTcggggagctgctgctgggggaGACATCGCTGCTGTtacagctgctggtggaggtgtAGGAGGAGGCTCGGGACACCACGAAACCCGGGGAGCGCCAACCCTGGAGGTCAGGACGGACACACGGACACTCATGATGATGAGTGGGGGAACATAACTAAGGACATTTACTCAAGCACAGTTATGACGTACTCGCACCCAAATGCATCTTTctattttatgctgctttatacttctactccacaaGATTTCAGAGGGAAAAGATGAGCTTTTTACTGCACGACATCTATTTGACTCGAAAAACAATTCTTTAAAACGATTCAGTTATTCTTATATGATATGATGCAGCACTGCAGTACTAATCTCCCCAGTAATCCACAAAGTCTGTAAAACTGGCTccacactgacaaacaacaacattaaaatgctctTTCATGTAAATGTTTGGTGATTCAAAACAGAATAATCTAAAGTTCTGTAATCATATAACCCTGTGAAATAAGCCGTTCTGCACAATGAGTCCTATTTATACTCATTACCTATTTATACAAGTACATTTGCTGATGATACTGATGCTGAATTCATGAACTTTTCCTTGTAACATAGTATTTTTAGACTATTATTTCCAGTTTTACTTGGATCATTAATATGATCACGCATACACGAGAACTTTGTCAATTTTCTACCACACTTTATGTTACAAATCTGTagtatttattcttttttttggctTCCAAAGTGCACATGCTGCATGTTTGCtgtgatgtactgtatgtgttgctGTATTTCTGCAGAAACTAACCAGATCCTCGTTAACGACAGTCAGCAGCAACTCCTCCTTCCCTCTTAGCCAAGGCTGGAAGTATTTAAAgccctgtaaaaaaaacaagattattTCTATAAAATACTTACATTAGCTGTGTGTTTAAACTTCTCTGCACTTGCATTCACTGACCTGTAAGGATCCGAGTAAAGCCAGGTCACTAAGAAAGTGCTGCAGTTTCCtcttctgctccctctctcGTTTCTATCCAGCCAGAGAGGGACAAATAATCACGTGAAAGGCAACACACAAAGTAGCATTAAATAATTTTACATGAGGCCCCatcagcatcctcctcctcccagtctAGTATCCTAGCAACACGTGCAACGCCTCCCAGCAGCATCCTTGCATCTCCATCGACAACAAAGACCCCGTTGGCCACATTAAAACAATGCACAGCGGGCTCGGTGCAAGCAAGGGAGAGCAAAACGTGACAttgcatgcaaaaaaaaaaaccactcgCTTTCTGCACAACCTATCGATCTCAAGTGAAAACCCTGCAGCTGGTGAAAGAAAGGACACTGAGAAGGGAACTACTCACGCTGCTCATCTTGCACCGAATTGCAGACTCGGTCGTCTCCTATCAGGGGCGATCATGTTACAAACCAGCGCTAAAGCCTCACATCGCGCTGTTTGACACgacttctccttcttttttagCCGCAGACACACGGAGGTTTTGTTCTCCTCGGGTGTTTCCCGGTCGCTGATGCTCGGTTTGGTGACGGCAGCGTGGGCGCCCCCTAGCGGCCGAGACGGCGAACGACCTTTTAAAGCTGCACGTTGACAGCAGAGGTGACACAAATGTTTCGCTTGGCTGATGCAGTTTACTCTTAATGCACGAGGCACTGGTTCTGGAGGGATATGttgagtttttaaatgatgtgagcaccacaaatgaATGATCCATTcatctgcagcaacaacaacaaaaacaaccccACAAAACTATCTGGATGGATTAATACCACTACAGAAAAGCTACTTGAGAAAACAGTGATGTGAGGGGTTCGTGTTGCCGTTTATGACTTTCTAAACACTGAAATTCCTCTAACATCTAActacattattttttcatgcAAGAAAATGTGTTGTCCCGTCCTGTATAGTAGAATGtcatataaaatgtcataaacGTGGAGTCTGTGTTGCATCTTGCCTGTCTGGGGTGTGAGAAGAGCAAAGATGGGTTAGATCCCTTAGATCCTGTCGCCAGGCTGTCGGGGAATGATTATCACTAATGAATATCCACTGTGCTTGGATTTCTTAATTTTAAAACAAAGGGCCAAAGGCTCCAATATCATTCACAGATTTGTACAAACGTGACAAAAATAATCGCTTTATTTAGTGAGAGTCAACAGGGATTCAAAGTGGGAATGCTCACACGTCAGTTCATCTCAGCAAATTAACATTATGTGCAAAAAGGGCATTCATTAACAGTGCAGAACAATGATGAAAAACTTTAAAAGCATTGAGCCTGGTTGTCTTCACAGAAGACAAAAGACGGTTCAGCCTAAACGTTTTTGGAGGCGAAGTGAACGAAGAAGGTCCTGATCTCTTTGGGGGAGACGGTCACAGTGAAAGCTTCATCTCCACAACTCCAACAACTTCTGTTGtctgagacaaacacacaaacaagttaTGTAAAATAGACGAGAGAAATGTGAGTATTACTGTAGTTCTCTTTTAATGCAGTTAAGTGCCTCAGACTCACTTGTTTCTAAATTATCCGCAGTCCTCCACTTCCATCTCTGCAGACTGGTGACGTCCCAGGTTCCTGTGAGAGAACGCTCCTCCAGCACTTTTACTTCCCCCATGCCCCGCAGAACATCCTGCTCACACAGGAAAttaccagtaaaaaaaaagaagattacgtaaactttattttaagaGTGATGAAAATCCTTTCCTCTTACGAAACTATGACATTAATAAATAGAGCTTAAGTTGTAATTTTATTAACACCTTCAAGTTTATGGTGACTGGCTTCGAAAGCTCGGGGTCTTCTCCGTCTTCGAAGAGATGCATGATTCTCAACAGGACCCGATCGTAGTCTGGCTCTGAGGGGAAATCCTTACCTGGATgtacatcatttaaaaaaaaaaaaaacttaaaaactcCACAGTGTAGCCACTAAAAATGAGTGGGCAGACATTTCTAACAGCCGACCTGAGCGAATTTGGCTGAGATGAACATCGTGATTAGAGTTGTAGTTCCATCCAGGGATACTGAGGCTGAGCAGGTGGAGGTTGGGCGGCAGGGCCACCGAACACACGGGGGAATTTCCTCTGGGTTGCTTCTCCTGCCAGGGCCTctctaaaagtaaaaaaaaaactgtaacaaacaaaaaagaaagattttgcTGTCTCGCAGCCCTACAATACTAGCACTCACGAGGCTGGTCTATGGGCATGATGACaggtctgtgctgcagctctatTGCCTCCCTCTGGTAGAGCTTGGAGGTGGCACCGACGGAGCCCAGCATCATCCACAGGGTGGGCCTCACGACCGAGCTGTCGTTGAGCGTCAGGTTGTAGCCGAGGTTCCACGCCAAGTTGTTCCAAAGACGGCGATGGAGCATAACCTGGGGGGGAAACACGCGGGATGTTAgcgtgtgtttctgtctgcaagCCGGgttatcttcttcttcttcttcttcttcttttttttttcttctaacttgtttttctttttacctccAAGTGTCCGTTGGCTTGGCTGGAAACACCGTGAGCTCTGTCGCTGAAGAGCACCAGTCTGCTGAAGTCATCCTCAATGTAGGCTGTCCGCACCATGGGGAAGTAGTTCTGCAACATGCATATTATACAGAGATTGTTCtacatacatacactactcacaaaaagttagggatattcgacttccaggtgaaatatatggaaaatgtaaaaagttaatgctacagtgatattatatcatgaaagtagggtatttaagtagaagcatgcaatggtgatttctttattttaaacaatttattgaaagaaaatctaacaacagtggagggtataccacaacaaaacatttttcggtgcctcaataaattgggatgtggccaaaggacgtccactcctctcctttctgtgactcttccagtctctctgtatcactgttacaacctcctgatgacactctgtgaccctctaagctcagtgaacacctccgtctgaggacttcctgtttgaagcctcgcaatggcgaggtgctgctgatcaactgttaggtgtcgtcttggtctcatgatgtcagaatgtgaacagcatgatgaggaggactgtttaaataccaattctaactgaagcaggaaatgtattggtggattcatggatcaaacctgttgtgaatgttgctgttaagcttcttgttagagaacagcaacttgtgcaaaaagtactgagacactgaacagttggacatgtgcattcaaaagtttagagaaggtcacattaagttcacctggaaagtttagaatgcattttaggttcatcctgaaatttcacctgaaagccgaatatccctaactttttctgagtagtgtatgtatttAACTAACAGCAgtttttttgaataaatgtcCCAGGGACTTACTCTTGCTAAAGTGTTATTGGTGAACTTCCTATATGTTCTCTTCATCATCTGGTAGCCGTTGTCGTCTGTGTAAACGGTCCTGTTGTTCTTCAAGGAGGAGCTGGTTCTGAGGACGACCTCTGTGTTGAGATGGAGGGGGCCCAGCGAATAGGTCTGCTCCAGCCTGTGGCACTGCGGTCTGCTCCCAAAGCATTCTGGGACACGGGTGGTGATGGAGTAGGCGTAGTCTTCATCGCTTTCCTCTCTAAAGGACGTCAAATTGTGAGAGTGAATGTCACAGTTAAGGCTGAGAAGAGAAACGAGGAATGTCTCGCGTTGTGGATAGTGATTTTTAATAAAACGTTGACATGATCCACCTGTAGAAGTGCTGCCTGATCTCAGTCACGATCTTCCCGGGGATAATCTCCATTCCCACAGCCTTGTAAGCCCGCACAGCTGAACCATTAGCGCTGAAGATGTAGTTATCAGAGATGGGCCCTTTTTTTACATCTCCGTTTGCGTGGTACTCCCAGAAATCCTGAGTCATCctcactctccttttttcttGACTGCCAAAGAAGAACagacaggtcaaaggtcagagaggTACATTATCATAGGAGGAAAGCATTTTCAAGTGGGATACTCAGGTATCAGACTGaactagggctgcaactaaacatcatttttattattgatttatctCCTGAAGTGTCAAAGTGTCAAAAAATAGTGAACAGTGGACACCATAGTTCCCAAAAGCTTATGCTGAGTTATTCAAATTGCTCGTTTGGCCCAAAAGTCATAAAAGTCTAAGAAAACCAGtagatttttacatttgagaagcttgatttaaattttttttttttttttttttttgcttaaaatatgacttaaacaatttattttctgtcaatcgATTAAATGGCTCATTGTAATCAGATATGTCGACAACACTTAAACTACTCCCTGTGTAAAGTGTACCTGCATGGGGTGGGACATGAGTCATAAGCGGCTTAACATCTTACAGATAGGTGATGCTGTGCAGGAGATTTGTATCCTGATCAAACATGAGCTTGTAACATTCATTCAGCACAGGCAGAAGCCTCCTCCCGGTTTTCAGCGAGTCCCCGACGCTGCGTCTCTCAAACAGAACCCCTTTGGCTTCGTAAGTCCAGCCACACTTGGACCTCCCAGAGCACTGCTTCTCGGAGAACTTAATCAGGTATTTCCTGTGCTGCAGGCCTCCGAGTTTCACCATGATGAAAAGATCGTAGCTCACATTGGACTGTGCTGACCTCTGGATCTGTAACAGAAAGGGGAAGACATTATTGTTACAATATGTATTACAGAGATTTCTGTTTCTCACATCTAAAacaatttacataaaaaaatgcagaatgaatattttgaaatgcttatttgtcacttttttaaaaagatataaaattgTTAATctagtataaaagacacctgatAACTTTTTGAAttatgtgtcactgtgtgtgacaCATTGTAATACTGTAAGAATACAATATTTAAAGAGAAACTATGTAGCTTTTAAATAAAGACATGCCATATTTTCTTGtcttacaaataaaaagttgaaTTCATAAGCAATAAAACACTCTCAGGGGttttgcagctgcagcctttgtcggtctggtatgaccagtagcttatTGTGGCTACTGTTAGCTTATGTTAGCAAACTTTAGATGGATACTGCTGTCTAACTGTGGAGTCACTTCGCTCTTACGGTGTAACTATACACTGAAAAACCCCAACCTGTGCAGGAACAGGCTGTCCATCGTCATCGAAGACGGCCGCGGAGGGGAAGGTGACAGTGACGTTGATGATAGTGGTGGTGTTCCATGCTAATGGGTTGTAAACGATGACATGCTGCTCCAAAGCCTGATGAACACCTGGCATTAGGAGGTTAAAGGTTATTTAAACAGCAGCCCAAACGTTCATACAAACCCTTTGATGACTGATCCTAAAGCTcgtgttagcatttagctcaaagcactagAATTTTCAGCTCTTTGTGTTGTGATGTTGAAAGTTCAGACGGGATCTACTTTTCTGTTAAAGGAAATATTTGCTTCCTCTCCGGTAGTTGGAAGACAAGATCGCTCTCATGCTCATTAAAGGTCCAGTACGTAcgatttagtggcatctagcggTGAGGGTGCAGATTGCAATCAACTGAAAACGCCTTGGCTCAtccctccctttcttcttcgtcttccaACCGGTGCATTCGTGAAATCAGCCATTTCAACGTAAAAATGCTATAGGTCCATGTTTGTCCCCTCTGAGCTACCGTAGAAACATAGCAGAGCAATGATGAGATCATACCTTTTCTGTGGTAGCGGCTGCCGAGGATGCTGGGTATGTCGAGGTTGTGGGGCAGCAGGAAGAGAGCAGCCAGGAGCTCCTCCACTCCCATCATGGCTTGCATGAGATGCTGCAGGTACATGTCTGCCACCTTGGGAGACTCGGTACCAGTGATGCCATCATGGTGCTGCACCTAAAACCACACACCAGTGAGTAAAATGTActtataattcatttatttatatattattattatcaaatattttgattaattacCTCTGAGACGGCCCAGCGAAGTGCCCTCAGTTTTTCCAGGGCCCAGTCTTTGGCTACAGGTCCGTCAGGGAAGCTGATCCGGTATCGGGTGAAGAGAGTCTCCGCTGCATGCAGCTGGGAACTGGCCTGTCGTGCCACTCCTTTAAGAACATTTCTGGAGGCGTAAAACCCCGTCCACGCCTGGTACGGCTCTAGGAAATAAAGCCACAATAGAGGATATCAACAATCAAATCGACTGTGcctcattttcttcctttcaggTGAAACACGTGATGCTTTACGTTATGTTATAGGACGCTGATTCTCACCAGTGGAATATGGTAGAAAATCTTCACTGCCACGGGTCTCCCAGACAAGATCTGATTGGTAGATGGTTTGGAAGTATTCACTGAGAGTGGCATACTGGACTGTCACCCCAAAGTCTTTGCTGTTCTGGTTGATATACTTCATGAGAGGATCCATGTTGTTGAACTGGACGGATGAGTTGTAGAATTGTTTGTCACAGccctaaaacacacagatagTGAAAGGGACTTTGGTTAAATGTTCATCGGCTGATTAGGTGCCCAGAGAAGCTGAAAAAACTCCAGTAACTTTAACTTTTCAGCCTTTAACAACATCCACTTAAACAGCGAAGCTTTTATTCTGCAGGACTTTGAATACAAACACTCTGCTTTTACATTCAATAATCGGATCACAAGTTTCTATTTACTCACCCAAGGCCAGAGCACATGGTTCGTCCTAAACCACGCAGCCCTCTGCTTAATGTTCTCCACCATAGTCTTGGCGTAGGCGTGCACTGTCTCCTTGGTGACGGGCAGACTCATGTTGGGATAAACTCCATCTTTAGGAGGGTTGGGGAACAGGGCAACTCCATTCCAATAGAAACCAGAGCTGAGACGTAAGAACATATTTCCTTACGTCTAAGATATTGAATTATGGTAGAATTAAACAGACTAGGCCAAGAGTTCAGCACTTTTCAGTTCTACCCATGGTAGCACGAGAGCTTGGGCAAAATAATAATAGCTCATCTTATTAAACAGTAGACAGACTTACAGAAATAGGGAAGATTACATGAACCAATAAAGAGTCTAAACATGGACTACCTGTTGGAGAATGGCAGGTATGATGGGGTGCAATAGCTGAACTGGTCCATAGTGTGAGTGAagatctgctgcttctcttttaGAGAGGGAGAACCTCTCCATACAAACTGTAGTTTCTGTACCAAAATAATAGATAAACAACATACAGTGACTTTTTAGTAACATTTTTAGGTTACAGATTACATCAACTTGTCTGATTAACGTGTATAAGCTCCAAAATGAATGTGTTCTTGAGGTTGCCGGCGTGATTTGTGTTGACATTTTTGCGAATTCTCCTCCCTACACCGATGGCAGTCGTCTTTGGACCGAGGCACTGACTAATACCTTGTCTCTCTGCATGGCGTCTTTGAGGTCGTAGTCAATCCGGGAGATGAGGTGGGCGTTGAAACCAGCCAGGGCAAAGAGGACAGGCGTTGTGGCAGAGGCTCCAAATGGATCCACGTGCCAGGAAAACTGAGGACGCACCCCAAACGTCTCGTAGAGGAAACCGTGCCCCTCTGAAACAGCAAAGGGACACACAGAGCAAGAGAAACAAAGGCTATTACGTATCTTTTCCTCTCAAACGGACATTTACAGCGGCAGGAAGTGTGCTGCACTACCTGTCATTTGTAATATCTCATCGTCTAGATCAGTCACGGCCTCATCGTGCATCACTTGGCCCCCGATGATGAACTCAAGTCGTCCTTCTTTTACAAGCTGTCGTACCTTGAGAGCAAATCAAGTCGTAACAAGTTAATTATTTACTGTGTAATTAAAGGGCCACTCCAACAATTTAACACACGAAGATCAAGCGAAAGGGACTAAATGATGATATTTCTGCTTCTGCCTCATTGATTTTTACCTTTAgcttttttaatctgtttcttGCAAGTCAGCAGACTTAATGAAAGTGCAATACAGGTGTGCTC
The sequence above is a segment of the Pempheris klunzingeri isolate RE-2024b chromosome 23, fPemKlu1.hap1, whole genome shotgun sequence genome. Coding sequences within it:
- the man2b2 gene encoding epididymis-specific alpha-mannosidase, giving the protein MLHGLKKMRFLAVFVFFLCCCYSCGMTEEQKPIQTFVIPHSHMDVGWVYTIQESMNAYAANVYTSVTEELSKDEDRRFIAVEQEFFRLWWDTVATDSHKRQVRQLVKEGRLEFIIGGQVMHDEAVTDLDDEILQMTEGHGFLYETFGVRPQFSWHVDPFGASATTPVLFALAGFNAHLISRIDYDLKDAMQRDKKLQFVWRGSPSLKEKQQIFTHTMDQFSYCTPSYLPFSNSSGFYWNGVALFPNPPKDGVYPNMSLPVTKETVHAYAKTMVENIKQRAAWFRTNHVLWPWGCDKQFYNSSVQFNNMDPLMKYINQNSKDFGVTVQYATLSEYFQTIYQSDLVWETRGSEDFLPYSTEPYQAWTGFYASRNVLKGVARQASSQLHAAETLFTRYRISFPDGPVAKDWALEKLRALRWAVSEVQHHDGITGTESPKVADMYLQHLMQAMMGVEELLAALFLLPHNLDIPSILGSRYHRKGVHQALEQHVIVYNPLAWNTTTIINVTVTFPSAAVFDDDGQPVPAQIQRSAQSNVSYDLFIMVKLGGLQHRKYLIKFSEKQCSGRSKCGWTYEAKGVLFERRSVGDSLKTGRRLLPVLNECYKLMFDQDTNLLHSITYLQEKRRVRMTQDFWEYHANGDVKKGPISDNYIFSANGSAVRAYKAVGMEIIPGKIVTEIRQHFYREESDEDYAYSITTRVPECFGSRPQCHRLEQTYSLGPLHLNTEVVLRTSSSLKNNRTVYTDDNGYQMMKRTYRKFTNNTLARNYFPMVRTAYIEDDFSRLVLFSDRAHGVSSQANGHLEVMLHRRLWNNLAWNLGYNLTLNDSSVVRPTLWMMLGSVGATSKLYQREAIELQHRPVIMPIDQPQRPWQEKQPRGNSPVCSVALPPNLHLLSLSIPGWNYNSNHDVHLSQIRSGKDFPSEPDYDRVLLRIMHLFEDGEDPELSKPVTINLKDVLRGMGEVKVLEERSLTGTWDVTSLQRWKWRTADNLETNNRSCWSCGDEAFTVTVSPKEIRTFFVHFASKNV